One Ostrea edulis chromosome 2, xbOstEdul1.1, whole genome shotgun sequence genomic region harbors:
- the LOC125679250 gene encoding uncharacterized protein LOC125679250, which yields MEAEDENSVKEKNTDKNKEGIEKIQSDDRTSERQRKDEDSTRKPQNKAKENQTKSLPVKSVKSCATVSTQSLKCEEQVKDFSQIENGISQENKQIMENGHSRELVQRVGKSENGYILDKNSTTAKKSNQNTQPKICKPDSEKKAIQDLKSKIDSARANGKSINALLYDMNQDSGTSEDNTEDSDNVTSEQTLPDVSFDFQGDELSSKLKELKVSDESLNKKLVGASTDESGNEKLVSTSTPEKTDDSENCDYLHKGPMIGYAKHAHHYQPYPRPNPIYQPMPQQVPNGTEICEIESDVHQFYDEEGLLKALNEIVPETNLPSSPEQHFELADLHPTEKSYSEILPNTCFNGVNNQFYLNPIQSTSPPQQAMPPVQPSIQPSNLPGDLSYLPCPIPQQRSTSADTIKQTPAVPAHNEPRPNSYPSTHENIDALFKDASDIIFNDLHQSIQQRSTQKTKTNSEATFPGVNPMQKAHPSQQVPANPVSVMSATRSQPLASHGVRTQDTSKNQTFTQVVTAKAPQIHPKSVMASPPKRMPPTQRPNNGNLPHILQDVTDNRNENENPVQTTSPASQKSSMGNNHLTNAHIQQMAHFPMQTQIMGVSTGVPQTQQKAFVNQNLTLVPRQTSPQAPGGLNVNSARLQSGNSHQRGLNQPQMIELPCSNSHQLSQRPENYFSTTIHASQSHINTSIVSHPSNFPFMASLQMANCVPKSQTNCSQGLMQPLMQAPNSQSTPMYRIQKGQCAPSNPIPVQNGGGLPMSGSLVPPFMNSMQCGQTTPNGQCVSQPVQVIVCPTLADDKPKPRFRKILPKPNPPVEGGK from the coding sequence ATGGAAGCAGAGGATGAAAATAGTGTGAAGGAGAAAAATACTGACAAAAACAAAGAAGGAATAGAAAAAATACAGTCAGACGACAGAACTAGTGAGAGGCAGAGAAAAGATGAGGATTCTACCAGGAAACCACAAAACAAAGCCAAAGAGAACCAAACCAAAAGTCTCCCCGTGAAAAGCGTGAAATCCTGTGCCACAGTCAGCACACAGTCACTAAAATGTGAAGAACAAGTGAAGGATTTTAGCCaaattgaaaatggcatttcacaagaaaacaaacaaattatggAAAACGGGCATAGTAGAGAACTTGTACAGAGAGTCGGCAAGTCAGAAAACGGCTACATACTGGACAAAAACTCCACCACTGCGAAGAAATCTAATCAAAATACTCAACCAAAAATATGTAAACCTGACTCCGAGAAGAAAGCAATCCAAGATCTAAAGAGTAAAATTGACTCTGCTAGGGCTAATGGTAAGAGTATCAATGCTCTGTTGTATGATATGAACCAAGATAGTGGAACAAGTGAAGACAACACCGAGGACAGTGATAATGTAACAAGTGAGCAAACACTACCAGATGTTTCATTCGATTTCCAAGGTGATGAATTAAGCTCTAAGCTAAAAGAACTCAAAGTGTCTGATGAGAGCCTGAATAAAAAACTAGTAGGTGCTTCTACGGATGAGAGTGGGAATGAAAAACTGGTTAGTACTTCAACACCTGAAAAGACAGATGACAGTGAAAATTGTGACTACCTGCATAAAGGACCAATGATAGGGTACGCTAAACATGCCCACCACTACCAGCCTTACCCAAGACCCAATCCAATCTATCAACCAATGCCACAACAAGTCCCTAATGGTACAGAGATCTGCGAGATAGAATCTGATGTCCACCAGTTTTATGATGAAGAAGGTTTGCTAAAGGCTCTCAATGAAATAGTTCCCGAGACTAACCTTCCATCTAGCCCAGAACAACATTTTGAACTTGCAGACCTCCATCCAACTGAGAAGTCTTATTCCGAAATCTTGCCAAACACTTGTTTTAATGGTGTAAATAATCAGTTCTATCTGAATCCGATCCAGAGCACAAGTCCACCTCAACAGGCAATGCCCCCGGTACAGCCCTCCATACAGCCCTCTAACTTGCCTGGAGATCTCAGTTACTTGCCCTGTCCGATCCCCCAACAGAGGTCCACTAGTGCAGACACTATAAAGCAGACCCCAGCAGTGCCAGCTCACAATGAACCCCGACCAAACTCTTATCCATCCACACACGAGAACATTGATGCTTTGTTCAAGGACGCTAGTGACATCATCTTTAATGACTTGCATCAATCTATTCAACAAAGGTCTACACAGAAAACTAAAACAAACAGTGAAGCAACATTTCCTGGTGTGAACCCCATGCAAAAAGCACATCCAAGCCAACAAGTTCCTGCTAATCCAGTTTCTGTTATGTCAGCCACAAGAAGTCAGCCATTGGCTTCCCATGGAGTGAGGACTCAAGATACATCTAAGAATCAAACCTTCACTCAGGTAGTCACAGCCAAAGCCCCACAAATCCATCCAAAATCTGTAATGGCATCACCTCCAAAAAGAATGCCTCCTACTCAAAGACCCAACAATGGTAACCTGCCACACATTCTGCAAGATGTAACTgacaacagaaatgaaaatgaaaaccctGTCCAAACTACATCTCCCGCGTCACAAAAGTCTAGCATGGGAAATAATCACCTTACAAATGCACATATCCAACAGATGGCTCACTTCCCAATGCAAACACAAATAATGGGTGTTTCAACAGGAGTTCCACAAACCCAGCAAAAAGCCTTCGTTAATCAAAACCTGACTCTTGTTCCTAGGCAAACATCACCACAAGCCCCTGGTGGACTCAATGTGAATAGTGCACGACTTCAGTCTGGAAACTCTCATCAGAGAGGACTGAACCAACCACAGATGATTGAACTTCCTTGCTCAAATTCTCATCAACTTTCCCAAAGACCCGAAAACTACTTTTCTACAACAATTCATGCATCCCAATCCCACATTAACACTTCCATTGTTTCTCATCCTTCAAATTTCCCATTCATGGCAAGTCTACAAATGGCAAACTGTGTACCTAAATCCCAAACCAACTGTTCTCAAGGATTGATGCAGCCTCTGATGCAGGCCCCCAATTCACAATCAACCCCAATGTATCGAATTCAAAAGGGACAGTGTGCACCAAGCAATCCCATCCCTGTCCAAAATGGAGGAGGCCTGCCCATGTCTGGAAGCTTAGTGCCACCATTCATGAATTCCATGCAGTGTGGGCAAACTACTCCAAATGGACAGTGTGTGTCACAACCTGTGCAGGTAATCGTCTGTCCTACTCTTGCCGATGACAAGCCCAAGCCACGCTTCAGAAAAATCCTTCCCAAGCCTAACCCCCCCGTAGAGGGTGGGAAATGA